From a region of the Haematobia irritans isolate KBUSLIRL chromosome 4, ASM5000362v1, whole genome shotgun sequence genome:
- the LOC142234324 gene encoding larval cuticle protein 65Ab1-like, with protein MKFIILFAALFAVALAAPRPDAEIVKQDSDVGPESFHYTFETSDGNKQDADGKLKDVGTEHEAIVVHGSYSWVDEKTGEHFTVNYVADENGFQPTGAHLPVA; from the coding sequence ATGAAATTCATCATTCTCTTCGCTGCCCTCTTCGCCGTTGCCTTGGCTGCTCCTCGTCCTGATGCTGAAATCGTGAAGCAAGACAGTGATGTAGGACCCGAAAGCTTCCATTACACTTTTGAAACCTCCGATGGTAACAAACAAGATGCCGATGGTAAATTGAAGGATGTTGGCACCGAACATGAAGCTATTGTTGTTCATGGATCATACTCCTGGGTCGATGAGAAGACTGGTGAACATTTCACTGTCAACTATGTTGCTGATGAAAATGGTTTCCAACCCACTGGTGCCCATTTGCCcgttgcctaa
- the LOC142234635 gene encoding larval cuticle protein 65Ab1-like — protein MKFIVLFAALFAVALAAPRPDAEIVKQDSDVGPESFHYTFETSDGNKQDADGKLKDVGTEHEAIVVHGSYSWVDEKTGEHFTVNYVADENGFQPTGAHLPVA, from the coding sequence ATGAAATTCATCGTTCTCTTCGCTGCCCTCTTCGCCGTTGCCTTGGCTGCTCCTCGCCCTGATGCTGAAATCGTCAAGCAAGACAGTGATGTAGGACCCGAAAGCTTCCATTACACTTTTGAAACCTCCGATGGTAACAAACAGGATGCCGATGGTAAATTGAAGGATGTTGGCACCGAACATGAAGCTATTGTTGTTCATGGATCATACTCCTGGGTCGATGAGAAGACTGGTGAACATTTCACTGTCAACTATGTTGCTGATGAAAATGGTTTCCAACCCACTGGTGCCCATTTGCCCGTTGCctaa
- the LOC142234492 gene encoding larval cuticle protein 65Ab1-like has translation MKFFIVFAALFAIALAAPHPDAEIVKQDSDVGPESFHYNFETSDGNKQDAEGKLKDVGTEHEAIVVHGSYSWVDEKTGEHFTVNYVADENGFQPSGAHLPVA, from the coding sequence ATGAAATTCTTCATCGTTTTTGCTGCTCTCTTCGCCATTGCCTTGGCTGCTCCCCATCCCGATGCTGAAATCGTAAAGCAAGACAGTGATGTAGGACCCGAAAGCTTCCATTACAATTTTGAAACCTCCGATGGCAACAAACAAGACGCTGAAGGCAAATTGAAGGATGTCGGTACCGAACATGAAGCCATTGTTGTTCATGGATCATACTCCTGGGTCGATGAGAAGACCGGTGAACATTTCACTGTCAACTATGTTGCTGATGAAAATGGTTTCCAACCCAGTGGTGCTCATTTGCCCGTTGCCTAA